The Nymphaea colorata isolate Beijing-Zhang1983 chromosome 5, ASM883128v2, whole genome shotgun sequence DNA segment GGAGCCAACTGTTTTCAAGCCACGTTTGGCCAGAAGAATGCTTGGTCTTGTGTACTTGGGCTGGACAGATAAGGTTGGCTGTCAACTTTAGAaggcatttttttccttttctgggtTGAAGTAAACGGCAAGGGCCGCAGTCCCGCGTACTACCTTCCCTTCTCTGTACTTCTCCTGTGGTTATTGGTAGTTGGTACTGGGCCACAGGCcgccttctttttcctttttgcccttttctctatttctttaaTGAAGGGCCAAACTGTCCTGGCAGCTTAGGAGTAGGATAGTGGGGCACCGTTGTCATTTTAGTATTAGTTGGCATGTTGGCTTGCAAcctgtttcttttccttttcttcttttatttccgAACGTGGTGTCCTTGGTCTCATCACGTTTGCTTTTGTCTGAACGTGGTGGTGCCCTGGTCCCAGCCTTGCTGTCCGCCTTTAATTGCCACCGTCTATTTCTCGGATGGATGGTGTACGTAGTCTTCTGCCATGATGTGTTAGATTTCACGggcttttttgcttttctcttgGTCCCCTACGCTACCCGTTTGACCGTGCAGCTGGACCCAGCATGGCTTCTTGAACCGGCCCTCCTTTCCGTGAACAAGGAAATGATGCCTCTCTTTTCGCTTGGCGGACCCTCATAGGGTGGTTTCAAGTACCTGGACTCGATCATCAGAAAATGAACCGAAACGAAAGGCCTCTTTAGGTTCTCAAGTGGTCTATTGGTCCCACTGCTTCTACTAATCCAGAAGGCTTCAACACCAATCGAAACCGGTCCATTCTGACTTCCATTAGTCATCTCTATGCACGGTCGGCATCAGCTATGCTCCCCGTGGTTCTGGTTCTCTAGCGTCACGGTTTCGAGCCGAACGAAGTAGGCTGACCACACTTGTACTGCCCAATTTGAGAAGCCAAAAGACTCATCTTACTGATCCCAATTCCTATGTTTGTACACGATGGCTTGTATTGATGATGGCGGTATTATTGTTACAGGATAAGTGGAAGACGCTCGTGCACACGGCGAGGATCTCTCCGCAACAGAGGAGGGGGGAGCCGGTGCCGCAGGAGCTCTTGGACAGGGTGCTGTCCGCCCACGCCTACTGGTCGCAACAGCAGGCGAAGCATCAGGTCAAGCAGCAAGGGGAGACACGCTTGCTACTTTGATTCCCGATCTGTAAAAAAGGAGTGAACACAAAATGGAGACGAGAAGGAAAAAACCAAAGTCTGTAATATTCTCTCACCATGATTCTTGGCCGGAATTTTCCCTTCTGTTCTTTACTTACGAGGGAAGTCTGGTATGtgtatattcatgaaataaagaaagggCAAAACCTTGTGGATGGGAAATGCTAACAAAAAGTCTTTCATGGTCGTCGGCCGTCGTCACCGGCGGCCGTGCCATCTCTGTTCTTTTTTAACCATCTGATGGTTCCTGACATGTGTGAATTGGGAAGAAGGAAGCAAGGGGGGTTGGTGGTGTCCTGTTGATTGGAACGGAGAAAGGGAGAGGTGTTCGATTTGTTTGGGGGAAGGTCTGTTGTAAAGAGATGGTCGACGATtcaattcttattttctcttctttctagCTTCTCTTTTGTTACTGGAATAATCAAGTGAAATTATGTGCAGTTTCTCCTTTCTTCACTGCGtctcttccttttgcttctttccattgacattccttttgtGGGCATTAGATAAGGCCACCTCAAGAAGCGGGGAGCAGACTGGAGCTCTCACGCTTGTGTATCGAAGCTGGCCTCCCCCCTTGGCTATGGAGGTACCTGAACTTCTTTTCTAATCTAAAACCAATTACAGTCGTCTTCATTTTCAGTTTTATGAAAAGCATACATCTGGTCTCAAATTCGAAAGGATGAACATCTTAACAAAGGGTTGGTGGCAAGTGCATTAGTATCGCTATTATCTTTTCTTTGATTTGGATACAGAGGGAACTTGCGACACGGCGCTGCATAGGCTTATGCTAGAGATTCACAACCATGATAATTGAACCAGTGACCGACCTTATATCAGTTGCAGCACAACCAGCCATGCCAAGCCACGCCCATGGGAATTGAACCAGTGACTGACCTTAATATCAGTTGCTGCGCAACCAGCTATGTCAAGCCTCTTGATGTTGGTGCCGCTTATGACGTACAATATTCTTTGCAGGTGATgtatataattcaaaaaatcagaaatattCTGTCATCAAAATTCCAATCGTTGTGAAAAATCAAGTTAAACATCTATGCAAACCAAGTCAGTATTAACAACAGGCTGctataggcaatgtcaggtgtATTTCAAAGGTTAGGCACACCAACCTTGCCAGTACATTGCGTTGCACATGGAGTTGGCAGTGCAGCTCCAccagaaaaagtaaaaactgcAATACACCGCCATCCTGATCAATAAATCGTTAACGACAATGCACTAATTTGATCTGAATGAAATGCCGTTGTATATTTTCAGAACTAAGCGCAAGCTCTTATAAACGCCAGAATTGCTTGAAATCCAGAAGATGATTGCAAACAGCTTGTGTGGTTTATTACTACTTCATAAGCTTTAAGCACCATGGCTACAATTGCAAAGCACCCATGTTTATAGTTAAACACAAAGCTCGCAAGCACCATATAATTGAAGGGCTTATAAAGTAGAGAAACACTTACAATTGGGGAAGTCAATGGATGAGATTGGAATCGAATAATACCCTCCACCACATTCGACCTATCAGACATTCCCGTATTcatgtttgaattttaattcGAATGTGTATGAAGaaaagtttatatatttatatccaaatctgagttTTAAATTCGAAAATTGAATCCAACGaagattcaaattttaaaataaccaaATTCGACTCCGACTTTCAAGTACACAACCAAATCAAAACTTCATTATGatgtattaaaaaaactttCAGACTGTGTGGACATAGGATATATGGTAtctatttaaaactaaatccgaatctgatcaggtccttatttaaaattgaatccaaatctaaattcagTCAAATGTCATTAATTTGGAATCCCATCTAAATATCTTTCATACCTGAAAGGGCTTTTACTGCACCGGTGGTGGAGATCGGCGTCCTTTTCAATGAATTGCTTGAGTTATTCAAGGCATCAATAGAGACATTACTATACCGTGACTACTCCCTAGTGAAACAAAGGCTCTATGCAAGTAAAAAATCAGTGGAAAACACACCTAAGAGCAGAGGGATCCCCTCGCACGCCATGTTCGTCAAAATCAAGCTAAAGTGGTAAATTCCAATCAAATTGGTGGCAAATCGATTTAATTCACCAACCAATCCAATTTGTATGAATTCTTATTTGGATTGAATTTCcaatttttataaaatgattgGCATCTTTATACGTCAAGTTATCAGTGATTCCAAGATTCATATCTGTGTACTGTTTCAAGCAGATCGGGATGCATGCATGGAGGACGTAGGTTCTTCAAGTTAACCAGAGGTGTCCCACGCCCACCTGAGattggtttctcttttttctccaagGAAATATGACCACGTATCTGTTGCACTTCCTTTAGTATCCTTTccttttccctccatccaaacgtAATGCTACGTGTAGGTTCGAGTAATGAATCCATGTATGTTTGTTGGCTTTAAGCAATTTACAAGAACATGTTTAGATCAAAATCCATGAATTCGAGTAATGAATCCATGTATGTTTATTGGTTTTAAGCAATTTACAAGAACATCTTTAGAAATACAAGTTTTCTAATGGGCCTGAAGCCTCGCAGGACGATATAAAATGCAAGACGGATTTCTCTTCCACTCAAAAGCCCGTTCATTTATGAACAAGCACTGCCTCTCACCTTCAACATCATACCATTAGGGTTGGCAACTCTTTGAAGGTTCATACTTTGGATTTCTGGTTCTGCTCcacacacaggcacacaaacaCACGCACTGTGAGAGTCTGCTGCCCAGAGAGTTGGAGGTAGTTGATCGGACCGGTGACTGATAGAAGATCTGTCTCCGGTTCATTTCAGATGGGCATCAATTTCCTGTACGCACGGCTTTAGACCCTGGAGACATGGGGAAGGTGGAGAGTTATCTTCTTGTTCCTCACCGGAAAATTTTCTGCTAATAAAAATCTAGCCCTTTAAAAGGTTTTTCAAAATGTGGAGCAACAAACATATATAGATTCTCGAATGCCATCAAAGAAACTTGCCCTTGAAGGCTTCTTCGTTTCAAGATATAGTTGCTACATGTTACCAACGACACGTAAATAGGTcacacacatattatatatatatatatatatatatgtgtgtgtgtttatctTGAGATTTTTTCCCTCTTAAAACTGGGAAAATCTTCAAGAGAGGTTTGCCCCTCGAATCAAACACCACCCCTAGACTCTAAATTTTTCCCGTTAAAAACTGCTGCAATGCTGTACTTGACAAGCAGGCAGGTGTCCCGCGAAAGACGACAGTGAGAGAGGGAATGGAATGACCAAATATGGTAATCTTCCTCCTCTGAACGGTTTGCGGTCCCCACTTGCCCAACTGCAACGCGGTTTAGATTCCTCCGCCCTTACTTACATAATGGTCCCCACAAAGGTCCACCGGTGTGCTCTCGCCTCGGTTGGTCTTCCTCCTCCGAGTCGGACGCCTCCGCCACCGGTTCGGACCCCTCGCGTTCCGAGTCGGTAGCGGAAAATGATGAAGCCTGCCCAGCCCGCCGGCCTCGTCGCCCCCGAGCCGTTCCAACTCCTTGAGATCAACATCATATCCGGCCAGGGCCTGCACCCCCAGACGAGGCCCATGTCCACCTACGCCGTCGTTTGGATACGTCCCGACCGCAAGCTTTGCACTCGGGTCGACTCCGACAACCACACCTCTCCTCAGTGGAACGACAAGTTCATCTTCCGAGTCGACGAGTCGTTCCTCCGCAGCGAGACGTCCGCGATCATGGTGGAAATCTACTGCATTCGCTGGTTTCGCGACACCCTCATCGGCACCGTCCGGGTCCTCGTCGAAAACTTGCTCCCACGCAAAGGCTACGGCGGCTCCAGCATGAAGTTCACGGCGCTCCAGGTCCGGAGGCCGTCCGGTCGGCCTCAAGGGATTCTCAACCTCGGCTCGGCTGTGCTCGATGGGTCGATCTGCAGCGTGCCCATATATGCGAAGCTGGCCCCGGCGGTGGATTACCGGGACCTTACCGGCGAAAATTTTGGTCTGATGAGGCGGACCAAGAGTGAGTTCCACTTGGATGAGGCAGCGAACCGGAATGATTCCGATTCGGATGAGGATGACGAACCTGAACCGAAGTTCATGGGGAGGTCCTCGTCATTCGGCGGGACCGAGACGGTGGACGAATCGGAGGTGCAGTTCTACCCGGCCGAGGTGGGGAGCTCGGTGGAGAAGTGGAGCGTGCCGAGCAGCGGGGGGAAAGAGGAGCTGCGGCAAAAGCTGGAGAGGTGGAGGGCGGAGTTTCCGTCCGGCCACGACTTCCGGCGGGAGTCGCTGCAGGAGTTGAGCGCATGCCGGACGCCGGTACTGGAAGAGAGCAGCGGCGGTGGCCGGAACGGGGGAGAGGGAGGGGGTCCGTTCTCGTGCTTTGCGAGAGGCTGCGAGTGCTCCATCTCTTGTGGAGTGAAACCCGGGACGCGCTCCACCTGAGGTCCCTCGTCCCGCTCCTCCATTATATTACACTGTTCCCGTCCTACGCCAATCAAAAAATGCCTCGTGGACAACACGGGCCCACACTTACATACGTGGCAAAATGCAAGGGGAACGTGGGCCACCTTGGGTGCAATCAGCAACCGGTTTATTGGATCGGGTTTCGGGTTGATCCGGACTTACTCTACTCCTACCGCTCATCAGAAAactctctcttcttttattGTTGTACGCCATTTTTCTCTTCGTTATTCATTTGTTCATAAAACGGTTCAAACTTAAGTGCTGTTCTTTAGAAATACAAATGCAAGCACGAAGTGTATTTTTTTTGGCGTATGCTGCAGCATATATGCACCtaaaagtctctctctctctctctctctctctctctctctctctctctctctctatatatatatatatatatatatatatatatatatatatatatatatatatatataggaatgaCAGTGAACAAGAATGCTTAACTTTAGTGAAGTAACGGAATCAATAATAAGTTTAGTTTAGCTGCAGCTCGTCTTATGCGCTCAAACGTCAGGTTTGTTTTTATTATATTCCATATAAAAATGTTAAGTTGCTTGTGTGCAATATATCAATaacaacaaagaacaaaatataaGGATCTGACATTGGCAACAT contains these protein-coding regions:
- the LOC116254358 gene encoding uncharacterized protein LOC116254358, which codes for MMKPAQPAGLVAPEPFQLLEINIISGQGLHPQTRPMSTYAVVWIRPDRKLCTRVDSDNHTSPQWNDKFIFRVDESFLRSETSAIMVEIYCIRWFRDTLIGTVRVLVENLLPRKGYGGSSMKFTALQVRRPSGRPQGILNLGSAVLDGSICSVPIYAKLAPAVDYRDLTGENFGLMRRTKSEFHLDEAANRNDSDSDEDDEPEPKFMGRSSSFGGTETVDESEVQFYPAEVGSSVEKWSVPSSGGKEELRQKLERWRAEFPSGHDFRRESLQELSACRTPVLEESSGGGRNGGEGGGPFSCFARGCECSISCGVKPGTRST